The window GGCCCATGCCCCGGGTATGCTGCTCGGCTCCTTGATCGCAGCAATAGCCACAGTGGCTTTGATCAGCTTTGTGTCAAGGGTATCGCGTATCAAGGAGGACACCACCATCGGGATCATGTATACCGGGATTTTCGCCCTTGGTGTTGTCGCAGTTTCCGTCTTTCGGCACTATATCCATATTGATCTCATGCATTTTATCATGGGTGATATTCTCGGGGTGGCCGATACCGATCTCTGGGTAAGTGCTTTTACAGCAGCGATAGTGCTGACAATTATCATCCTCTTTTTCAGGCATTTTCAGATTGCCACATTTGACCCGGTCATGGCTGCCTCCATCGGCCTGCCTGTGCTGTTGCTCGACTACCTGTTGACGATATGCGTTTCCCTGGTGGTGGTGAGCGCAGTGAGCATGGTTGGAGTGATCCTGGTGGTCGGGCTGCTTATCACTCCCGCCGCAACCGCTTACCTGCTCAGTGACCGGTTGGATCGCATGATGGTACTCGCCGGAATTTTTGGGGTGACCAGTGTTATTGGCGGTCTCTACCTTTGTGTCTGGCTTGATTCCGCCGGTGGTGGCGCGGTGATGCTGTTTTGCACCCTGCAGTTTCTGGTGGTTTTGGCTGTCGCTCCCAAATATGGCCTGCTGGCCCGCTGGCTGCGCCTGAAACGACTTGTTCCCCAGCAAGTGGTCGAAGATGTGCTGACCACCATCCTAAGGCATGGTAAAGCCACTTCACTTCCAGTGATTCGAACCTATGTGGAAAGTGGTCAGGGGGGGCTGCGAAAAGCACTCAAGCGTATGATTCAGGATGGCCTTATCGCAGAAGAGGTCGAGGGGTATGTTCTTACGGCAGAAGGTCGCAAGGAAGCGGATAAGGTACTCAGAGCGCACAGGCTCTGGGAGGCATATCTGGAGCGGATTGGAACACCGAAAGAAGAACTGCATACCACCGCCCATCAACTGGAGCACATCGGCGATGCCGCTGAATATCTTGACGAGCGATTGGGGAAAACAAAGAAAGATCCGCATGGACAGGTTATCCCGGAACCTCGTTAATGTGCGGTAGCTTTTAACTAATTATAAACCGGAAAATTCAGCAGTTCAGACGGCGTCATATTCGAAGTTTTCGGCAATACACTATAGATTGTCCTATGTGTATTGCCGAAACACTGAAGAAGATGGCGCCGTATGGTTTGCTGAATTCTATAGATTAATAGCTGTTCTCACCTAGCTGCACCTTCCCTCTAAATGTCCAGTAAATGATCGCGGTGTAGGAAAGGACCATGGGCATACCAATTGCCACGATCAACAGGCCGATCTTCTGGGTCAGTGGGCTTGAGGCTCCGTTGAAGATGGTGATTGAGTATTCAGGGTTGTTTGTCGCCGGCAGCAGGTTTGGGTAAAGAGCTGCGCTGAACAGGAAAACCAGCACCGCAATGGCGAAACAACTGCTGATAAAGGCATAAAAGGGTTTTTTCTGCTGAATGGCCCTGTATATATTAGCAATGGCCAGAAAATTGAGCAGGGGAACGAGCCAGAGAATCGGGTAGTCGCTGAAATGGTGGATGGAGGCGGGTACAAAGAGTGTTGACCAGAGAGTGACAACTATAAAGAGAGCCAGGAAAGCAAAATATGTACCTTTCATCCAGTGAAAGAGGCGATCCTGTAACTCTCCTTCCGTTTTCATGTACAAATAGATTGATCCGTGCATGGCGAGGAGCGCCACGGTCATCAGACCAACATTGATACTGAAACCGTTGAGCATATCGAGCATTGTACCCTGGTAGTCACCGAGTTCCGAGATGTTCAAACCTTGCATCAGCGTACCAATTGCCACACCGAAGAGCAGTGCCGCCAGTGTCGATCCTGTAAAAAAAAGAATGTCCCATAGGGTGCGCCAGGCTTTGCCCGATCGTTTTGAGCGAAACTCGAGTGAGACGGCGCGGAAAATCAGGGCAAAGAGCAAAGCAACGAAGGGGATATAGAAGGCGCTGAATATTGAGGCGTAGGCGTTGGGGAACATGGCAAAGAGTGCCCCGCCAAAAGTCACCAGCCACACTTCGTTGCCGTCCCAAAGGGGGCCTATTGAGTTCATTACCAGTCGCCGCTCAACATCCGTCTTTGCCACAAAAGGATGCAGTATGCCTACTCCCAGATCGAATCCGTCTAGGATGGCATAGCCGATCAACAGTACGTTAAGCAGAATAAACCAGATTATACAGAGTAATTCGGTACTCATATCGAGCCTCCCTCTGCCTCTTCTTTATCAAGGCGGGCGTGCTGGCGGTCCATTGCAGCGTGCCGAATGCCATGGGTGTCGGTTTCGTCATGTTCTTTAAGTGGTGTGGGGCCGGTTCGTATTTTCCTGTCGAGCACCATGATCCACACCGCAGCAAGTGCAAGATAGAGCAGGGTGAAAAGCGCCAGTGAGGTCTTTGCTTCTTCGACACTTACTGCTGCACTCACGGAGTTACTGGTCCTGAGGCCGAGAGTCTCATCATAGTTATAAAAACCGTCGGGACCTGTAACGAGGTCTGTACCATCGTCAGTCCACACAATTGGCGGATGAACGGTCCAGGGTTGGCGACCCACCTCTGCAGCTATCCAGCCTGCCTGGTTGGCAACCATGACAAAGCCGATGGCGAAAACGAAACTCCAGAGTAGCCATCGCTTATTCTGTATTGTTTTTCTATAGTTGTAGTACAACCCAAGTCCGGTGAGGACGATCATAAGTCCGCCAAAGCCAACCATGGCGCGCCAGGAAAGATAGGGGATAATGATAGGCGGCCGATCTTCTTTTTTGAAACGGTCGAGCCCTACGACTTTCTTGCTGAAGGTGAAGTCATCAAACATCATGAAGCTGAGGCCGCCGGGGATGCTCAGATCAAAGTGTATCTTCTCCGCCTCACCGTCCGGCCAGCCGATAAGGTTCAGGTCTCCCCGGCCGGTGTCAAAGTGTGCTTCAAAAGCGGCCAGCTTCTCCGGTTGGTATCTGTAGGTGTTCTGGGCCTGGGTATGACCATTTATTCCCAGACCCAATGAGGCGATAAATGCAAGGACCAAAGCGCCATTAAAGGATTGCTTGGCGAATTGCTGGTGGCGATTTTTCAGGAGGTAGTAAGCAGAGACCGAGAGCACGAAGAACGCGCCGACAGCAGCTGCCCCAAGTAAGGTGTGGCTGAGCCGTTGTACCGTGGTGGGGTTAAAGACCAGATCCCAGAAATTGACTATTTCAGCCCTGCGCTGAACGACTCCATCAACCACCCAGGGAGCGAGGCTGGTTGTACCGTCGGTCAGGGTCTGTTCGCGCATGATCTCCACGATATGATGTCCGGCGGGTGTCTGCTGCCAACTGTTGGCCACGATGATCCAGATGGCCGAGAAGGTAGAGCCGAGCGCGACCATGTACACACTGAAGAGATAAAAGCCCCGCTTCACTCTTTCCCTGCCGAAAGCGACAATGGCAAGAAAGCCGGACTCCAGAAAGAACGCAAAGATTCCCTCCGCGGCAAGGGCGCTGCCGAAGACATCCCCGACAAAACGTGAGTAGGTGGCCCAGTTGGTGCCGAACTGAAACTCCATGACAATGCCACTGGCGACGCCGATGGCAAAGTTCAGGATGAAGATCCTGGTCCAGAACTGGCAGGCCACCGCGAATGATTTGTCCTTGCTGAGGTAGTTTCTCGTTTCCAGGTAGGCCAGAATGATGCCCAGACCGATGGTCAGGGGGGGGAAGATGTAATGGAACATTATCGTGAAGGCAAACTGTAGTCGCGAAAGTAGAACAACATCCATAAATGAACCTCCCAAAGACTGAGCTGTCGGAGTTTGACTCTATTGACTGACGCATTACGACGAGAATTGCCATTGTGGATATAGCAATCCTATCGTAAAAAAAACATGAAAACAAATGGATCATGCAGGGAAAGAAGGACGTTGGGGGAGTTCATGGCTTACATGAGATAAACGCTGTCAGAAGCGGTGTAGTGAATACGGTGCAGGCAATTATCTTTTTAGCTGAAAAGAGGCATTGCCTCGCATCTCCATGAGGCGACGAGGGTAGTCTTTTCTTGATGGCCTCACCAGCTGTCTACGCATTGGCATCTACAGAAAAAACTCTGAATGCTTGCTAGATGTAATAGGGGAAAAAGGAATAACTCATATATCCAGTTATCTGATTCTTAGAGATATTTTACGATTATTATCCCTGTCTTGCTGGTTGTGCAAAGAATATGTGCACATTGAAGAACGAACCAATTGATAGCAGGGGAAGAATTTCGTGCGTATTTTTCTTGATGTCAACGAGTCCAGTGCTTACCTGATAACACAAACATCGTGCCCGGGGGGGTATGGAACTAATCGCTCTAAATCCGATGGTTATTTGCCATGCAAATCTCCGGGAGGATGAAAACGCAAGGCGATTTTAATTTTAACCTGATATTTGAAGAGTTTTGTTTGTGACGTTCTGGAGTTCCAATTTTTCTGGTGTATAGAACGTGAGTGAAAAACAGCGTCAAAGATCACAGGCGAACGTTTTTTTGTAGCAATTATGTCATGTCTTGTGTAATGTGCGCGGTTTTCTGAAGAGCTTTTCGGTTGTCAGGCGAACAGCATGCCTGTTGAAGTGAAGTTCCCAGAGTTTTGAATGTTTCTCAGAGTGTCAGGATTAACGACCTGGTTTTGCTTGGGAGACCGTAGTTTATAGGGAACCGCAAGCCTGACGGGAACATGCGGGGCGATGCTTACAGTGTTCAATTCCTGACCTTGATACGTAGCATATCAGTCGAATAGGGAGTTGCAGAGTGCTGTAGCTCCTTATTTTTTTTCATTACCCAAATGACAGACAGTGGGGCCGGAACCATTCCGGTGTGCAGAGTTGGTAGAGGATAGCAGCCATGAGAGATTTATCAAAAGTACGTAATATTGGTATCAGTGCCCATATCGATTCGGGTAAAACTACCCTGACCGAGCGTATTCTGTTTTACACAGACAGAATTCACGCAATTCACGAGGTTCGCGGCAAAGATGGTGTCGGCGCTAAGATGGACTCCATGGAACTGGAGAAAGAGCGTGGTATTACCATTCAGTCCGCAGCGACGTATTGTTCCTGGAAAGATCTCGATATCAATATTATCGATACCCCAGGCCACGTTGACTTTACCGTAGAGGTTGAGCGTGCACTGCGTGTTCTTGACGGTGCGATTCTGGTTCTCTGCTCCGTTGGTGGTGTACAGTCCCAGTCCATTACCGTTAACCGCCAGATGACCCGCTACAACGTTCCGCGCATCGCTTTCATTAATAAGTGTGACCGTACTGGTGCCAACCCTGCGAAAGTAACCCAGCAGCTCCAGGAGAAGCTTGAGCTGAACGCGCACATGCTGCAGATGCCGATTGGCCTCGAGAACGACCTTGAAGGTGTTATCGACCTGATCACCATGAAGGCAATCTACTTCGATGGCGACAATGGTGAGATAATCCGCGAGGAAGAGATCCCTGCCGATATGCTCGACGAAGCTCAGGAGAGACGTGAGTCTCTGCTCGAAGAGATCTCCATGTTCTCCGAAGAGCTGATGGAAGCACTGCTGGAAGAAGGTGAAGTAGATACGCAGCTCATCTGGGATGCCGTACGAAAAGGTACTCTTGCGCTTGAGTTCACCCCGGTTCTCATGGGTTCTGCTTACAAGAACAAAGGTGTTCAGAAGCTTCTGGATGCGGTAGAACTCTTCCTGCCAGGACCAAAAGACGTTGTCAATATGGCCCTCGACCTGAAAAATGAAGAGGAAGAATTTGCGGTAACCAACGATCCTGCAGACCCGCTGATCGCCCTGGCGTTCAAACTGGAAGACGGTCGCTACGGTCAGCTCACCTATATCCGTACCTATCAGGGTACGCTGAACAAAGGTGACACCGTAATCAACACCCGTACCGGTAAAAAAGTGAAGATCGGTCGTCTCTGCCGCATGCACTCCGACGAGATGGAAGAGATCGATTCATGTGGTTCCGGTGACATCGTGGCGCTGTTCGGTATTGACTGTGCTTCAGGCGACACCTTCTGTGCTGAAGCCGTTTCCGCATCCATGACCTCCATGCACATTCCTGAGCCGGTTATTTCTCTGGCGATTATCCCGGTTGATAACAAGGCCCAGGTTAACATGTCCAAGGCGCTCAACCGCTTCACCAAAGAAGATCCAACTTTCCGCTCTTTCGTGGACAAGGAGACCGGTGAGACCATTATCTCCGGTATGGGTGAGCTTCACCTTGAAGTGTACACCGAGCGCATGAAGCGTGAGTACAAGGCAGAGGTTGAGGTTGGTGCTCCGCAGGTTGCATATCGTGAGGCGATCTCCCAGCGTGCAGAGTTCAACTACACCCACAAGAAGCAGACTGGTGGTTCCGGTCAGTTTGGTCGTGTTGCTGGTTTCCTCGAGCCGCTTGAGGACGAAGAGTACGAATTTGTTGATTCCATCGTGGGTGGTGTTATTCCACGTGAGTTTATCAGTTCCTGTGATAAAGGTTTCAAGAAGGCGATCGCTAAAGGTTCTCTTATCGGTGCTCCTATCACCGGTGTCAAGGTTACTATCAACGATGGTGCCTTCCATGCGGTTGACTCCTCCGACGTTGCCTTCCAGCTCGCTTCCGTAGGTGCTTTCAAAGAAGGTTATATGAAGGCGAAGCCGCAGATCCTCGAGCCGATCATGAAGGTTGCTGTTGAAGGTCCTTCCGAGTTCCAGGGTGGTATCATGGGTTCCATCAACCAGCGCCGTGGTATGATTATCGGTTCTATGGAAGAAGGTCTCTATACCGTAATCGAGGCAGAGGTGCCGTTGTCGGAGATGTTTGGTTACTCAACCGTTCTTCGCTCCCTTACCCAGGGTAAAGCGGAGTTCACCATGGAATTTGCAAGCTTCAAGCCTGTGCCGAAGACTGTTAGTGAAGAACTGATCAAAGCTTTTCAGGAAGAGAAGAAGAACGGTTGATTCTAAATCAATAACCGTTTAGATATAAAAGATATCGGGAGCATCGAATGGACTCCCGGTATGTTTTAAGCTGCATGAGAAGACGTGCACACGCAACCACGAAATATGACGAGGTGATTTCATGGCGAGCAATGATTTGGTAGTGAACAACCCTCTCAAGGCTATCGGCCTTGAAGAGAAGGCGAAGAGCGGAAGCAAAAGTATGGGCCTGGTTATGTCCCGCGCTGGTTTGGGCAAAACCGCAGTGTTGGTCCAGTTTGCACTCGACTGCATGCTGCTTGGTAACAAAGTTCTGCACATATCCATTGGTGAGACAGTGGATAAAACCAGAGCCTGGTATGATGATATTCTCTCCCTCATTGCTGATGGTGAGAAGCTTGAAGATCTCCCGGCCGTAATGCAGAACAGAATGATCATGACCTTCAAGGAGAGCTCTTTCTCCAAAGCGGTACTGGAAGAGCGCCTGGACGATCTGGTAGAGCAGGATATTTACAAGCCGGAGTGTCTGATCATCGATGGGTTTGACTTTGCTTCAGCTGATCGTGCTACAGTGGAGGAAATGCGCAGCTTCATGGAACAGCGTGGACTGAAAATGATCTGGTTCTCAGCTATTCGTCATCGCGATGACGAGAGATTGAGTTCCGATGGTGTTCCTGCTCCGTGTCACGAGATCGACGATCTGTTCGACACTGTTCTGGTAATCAATCCAGCCGGTGAAGAAATGAATCTCGACATCGTGAAATGCGATGAGTGCACAGTTGATCCCGGTACTTCTTTGAAGCTCGACCCTTCTACCATGCTTATTCAGAAGGTATAAGAGCTGGAGTCGTCATCGACTTTGCAGTAGAACCATAGTAAATGGAAACGGGATGTCCGCTTGTCGGGTATCCCGTTTTTTTGTTTTTGAGGGACAGTATGAAATTCAGACCATGTATTGACCTGCATAACGGCACGGTGAAACAGATTGTCGGCTCCTCACTCAGTGATAGTCAGCCAGGTGAACTGAAAACCAACTTCACTGCGGAAAAGCCATCCTCGTATTATGCCGAGATGTATAAACGGGATAATCTCACTGGAGGGCATATAATCAAATTGGGCCCTGGTAACGATGAGGCAGCGCGTGAGGCCTTGGCAGCCTGGCCCGGGGGAATGCAGATCGGTGGGGGAATTACCGCCGACAATGCTGCCCAGTGGCTTGATTTTGGGGCAAGTCATGTGATCGTTACTTCATATGTCTTCTCAGCTGGTGAAATTGATCGGGAACGGTTGCAGAAGCTCTATGCAACTGTCGGACGTGAACGGCTGGTTCTCGATCTCAGTTGCCGGAGAAGAGGTGATGAGTATTTCATTGTTACTGATCGTTGGCAGAAGTTTACTGATGTGATCATAAGTAAAGAAGTTCTGGAAGATCTGGCTGGATACTGTGACGAGTTTCTGATTCACGCCGCAGATGTGGAAGGGAAATGCTCCGGAATAGAAAAGGTGCTGGTGGAAAAGCTGGGTGAGTGGTGTCCCATTCCAGTAACATACGCCGGTGGAGTCCGGGATTTGACCGATTTGCAGGCCATCCGTGATCTGAGCAGTGGTCGCCTTGACGTTACAGTGGGCAGTGCGCTTGATATTTTTGGCGGTACCACCCTCAGCTACAGTGATGCAGTGCAATTCTGCAGAAAGGGAGAATCTGCAGCGTAGCATTGGTGATCTACGCTGCTTCATTGGCGATTCAGACATTCTTACGGAATGATTACAAACGAGAGATGCCTGAATCTTGACCTACTGATTTTCTTTATCTACAATGCCCCGGATCGCACAGATGATGAGCTGGATGTGATGGGAAGAGAATATTGTGAGCCGGGGAAGTACGGTGAGACAGAAGTTATGATCGCCGTCGAAGGCAGGTTGCTGACCGTTTAGCGGGACGGGGCAGCGCAAAAAAACGATTGCGCGGTCTTATCAAAATATGCAGCTGATTCACCTGAAGCGCTATGGTGGTGTCTGCACTTACAGGGTGTATCGTCTTTTAATCCGCTCCACGCAGGTGAGATCCGCCTGAAATGGCAGGGGTGGTGCCAGGGCATGGGGCAGTTTCAGCTCTTTCGCGAAAGGAGTCTGGGAAATATTCCTGTTGTAGGCCTCTATCATCAACTGCTCAAGGTTTACCGTATCTTCTATATTATAGGCCAAGAGAGTCTCGAGAGCCGATTCGTCATTATAGCTTTTATATTCCCGCCAGAGCAGAACCGCAAAGTAGCCGTCTACTCCTTCCAGGCCACCTCGGTCTATCCCTAACATTTTTTCACAGCCTTTCAGGCCGCCCTTGAAGCCGAGCCGGGCAAGCACATATCGGAGATCTATCTGGGCGTGATCTAAGGTGATCTTGAAATATCTTTCCAGAAACGGGATATCGAATGATTTGCCGTTGTAGCTGACCAGTACCTTGTAATTCCAGATATCATTCAGGAAATCATCGAGGTTGCGGCCGTTGACATAGTATTTGACCTCCGCACCATCATAGAGGGCGATGGTGGTAAGGTCGGCATCTTCGGCAAGACCGGTGGTTTCTATATCGATATAGGCAGTCTGGTGCCGGTATTGCGGAAATATGCGCCAGACTTCATGGGAAGCCAGTCTTTCGGTAAAAAAAGACGGGTCGGTGTCGAGGGCCTCATCGGAGTTCTCGAGGAGGCTTATAATCTCATTTCTGCTGCTGTTTGGCAGGCGAACAGGTGCAGGTTCCTGCCACTGGTCCCAACTTGTCACTCCAGCTTCCCAGAGTTTTTTTTCCGTGGCCGGGCCGATACCCGGGATGTGACAAAATGTATTTTGCAGCATTTCTGAGAATGTGATTGAAACAGCGAGCAGAGTTATAATGCTCTGCTCGCCGTAGGATTATCTGTTTTCTCCTATACAGGAGAGAGGATCATGCCGCTTTTGAACGTGAGCTATTGCTCTTGGCAAGACTCTTCTGGCGAGGGCCCTTTTTGAAGTTGTTTCTGCGGGGCTTGTCACTGCGTGTCTTGCGGCCGTCGTTGCCAAAATTGTCACCATCCGGCTGGTCGTCAGCTATTCTGGTTCGCATCAGGCGGCCATTCACGCGGACATTCTGCAACATGCGCAGGACCGGTTTTGGCATGCCATTGGGCAGGTCAACGGTGCTGTAATCCTCAAAAATGGAAATGCGACCGATATATTCACTGCTGATATCCGCTTCGTTGGCTATGGCGCCAACAATATTGGCAGGGCGAACACCGTGGACTTCTCCAACTTCTATGCGGTACCTGTCGAAACCATCCTGGGAGTTGTGGTTCTCGTGTTTTTTGCCACGAACTTTCCTGTCGCTGCGTTTGCCACGCTCCTGCTCACCATATTGATCTCTGGAATTTTTGCGAGGCGCAGGCTTGGGAAGATCTTTCAACAGCAGTGGAGTTTTGCCCTGGGCGATTTTGGCCAGTGCTGCAGCAACATCTTCAGCAGAGGTTTCAGTCTCCTGGCAATATTCACTGATCAGCTGGGAGAAAAAATCGCAGTTACCTGAAAGGGTTTCTGTGATTCTGTTCTTATAGGCCGCAATACGTTTCTGGTTAATCTCCTTAACCGATGGCAGCTCTATCTGCTCAATACGTTTTCTGGATGCACGCTCAATGGATTTGAGCATGGATCGCTCACGTGGGGTCAGAAACAGGATGGCTTTACCTTCACGACCAGCTCTGCCGGTTCTGCCGATACGGTGGATATATGCCTCGGCATCGAAGGGGACATCGTAATTGACGACGTGACTTACCCGTTCTACATCCAGGCCACGTGCGGCAACATCGGTGGCTACCAGAATATCGAGCTTACCGGACTTCAGCTGCTCGACGGTACGTACTCGCTGGCTTTGCGCGATATCTCCGTTCAGGGCTGCGCATGAGTAGCCAAGATCACTGAGTTGTTCTGCAAGCTCAACAGTTTGCATTTTGGTACGAACAAAGATCAGCATCCCTTCAAATTCTTCAATTTCAAGGATTCGGTTCAGCGCTTCCTTTTTGAGCTGAAAATTTTTCACGATCAGGTACTGCTGGCTGATGGTGGAAGCGGTTGCCGTCTTATTCTGGATTGTAATTTCAATTGGCTCATTCAGATGAGTAACCGCAATGCGCCTGATGGAAGGCGGCATGGTAGCGGAGAAAAGAGCAATTTGCCGCTCTTTCGGTGCCTGGTCCAGGATCCACTCAACGTCTTCCAGAAAGCCCATCTTGAGCATTTCATCAGCTTCATCAAGTACAATGGATTCGATAGTGGAAAGGTCGAGGCTGCCCCGGCGAATATGGTCCATAACCCGGCCTGGTGTACCGACAACTACATGTACACCGCGGTCCAGCTGTTGAAGCTGGCCGACGTAGTCCTGGCCACCATAGATTGGCAGTACCCGCAACTGTTTCATGTTGGTGCCATACTGCTTAAAAGAATCACTGACCTGAATAGCCAGTTCGCGGGTGGGAGCTAAAACCAGCACCTTGGGCCTGGCCTTTTTGACGGGCTGAATCCGACTCAGCAGCGGCAGGGCGAATGCCGCAGTTTTACCGGTTCCGGTCTGGGCTTGGCCGACAACATCTTTTCCGGCCAGGACATGGGGAATCATCTTGGATTGAATTGGAGTCGGCTCGGTATAACCTGCGCTGTCAAGTGCGCGGAGAAGTGGTTCGGTGAGACCGAGTTCACGGAAATCTTGCGGCATTATGGTAAGAAAATCGTTAGACATGGTACATCCTATGCTGTTGTATTGATTCCTTCTGGAGAGGCGTTTGACGTCATCTACTCGGGAAATGATGGCGGTATCACTGAAGGCAAGGAAAACTATCTCTGCCTGTTATCGCTTAATCGGGGAACTCCCCACCGCCGCTCAGTGCCTCTCCAGATTTCTCAGCATGTCCATGGCTGATCTTGCTAAGCGCCGCTTAGTTATAGTTAGGTAATGTTCTTAATACCCGTTGTATAACGTTCGCGCTTTATACTGGTCCGACACTCACATAAAAACCCTTCTATCTAACAGCTATCCGTAGTATCTGCAATGCTTTTCTTTCAGGCAACGGATAGCCTCCGAAAATATTGTGCAAAAAAACAAGGATAACTGCTCAACACTTTTGACATTTATTGAAAAGATGCTGAATTCTGTTTAAATCAGTACCCATTTAAAATAGTTTCAATACCATATTCTGCAAAATAAAGTGTCCGGTAAAATGAAAAATGGCAGAAATCGATTATGAGTAACGCTGATGGAATAGATGATATCACACAATGAGCAATTATGGCGGGCCGTCGTGCACTCTTCTGAAGCTGAACTTTCTGCAAAGGCTTGAGTGATGTCGTCCATGAGTTCTCTGAATCCTAAGGAAAGTCTGGTGGGGCGATGAAATTGAACAGGAAAAAATTACAGGAGGCGGTGGGCGCTGAGATTCTCTCCAACGAGCAGGCG of the Desulfosediminicola ganghwensis genome contains:
- a CDS encoding iron chelate uptake ABC transporter family permease subunit; this encodes MLDAFLAPLQETYFQKALIGGSIVAVVAGVVGCLVVLRRMAFLGDALSHAMIAGVAGGYLVMKMFFGLEAHAPGMLLGSLIAAIATVALISFVSRVSRIKEDTTIGIMYTGIFALGVVAVSVFRHYIHIDLMHFIMGDILGVADTDLWVSAFTAAIVLTIIILFFRHFQIATFDPVMAASIGLPVLLLDYLLTICVSLVVVSAVSMVGVILVVGLLITPAATAYLLSDRLDRMMVLAGIFGVTSVIGGLYLCVWLDSAGGGAVMLFCTLQFLVVLAVAPKYGLLARWLRLKRLVPQQVVEDVLTTILRHGKATSLPVIRTYVESGQGGLRKALKRMIQDGLIAEEVEGYVLTAEGRKEADKVLRAHRLWEAYLERIGTPKEELHTTAHQLEHIGDAAEYLDERLGKTKKDPHGQVIPEPR
- the cydB gene encoding cytochrome d ubiquinol oxidase subunit II; translation: MSTELLCIIWFILLNVLLIGYAILDGFDLGVGILHPFVAKTDVERRLVMNSIGPLWDGNEVWLVTFGGALFAMFPNAYASIFSAFYIPFVALLFALIFRAVSLEFRSKRSGKAWRTLWDILFFTGSTLAALLFGVAIGTLMQGLNISELGDYQGTMLDMLNGFSINVGLMTVALLAMHGSIYLYMKTEGELQDRLFHWMKGTYFAFLALFIVVTLWSTLFVPASIHHFSDYPILWLVPLLNFLAIANIYRAIQQKKPFYAFISSCFAIAVLVFLFSAALYPNLLPATNNPEYSITIFNGASSPLTQKIGLLIVAIGMPMVLSYTAIIYWTFRGKVQLGENSY
- a CDS encoding cytochrome ubiquinol oxidase subunit I, with the translated sequence MDVVLLSRLQFAFTIMFHYIFPPLTIGLGIILAYLETRNYLSKDKSFAVACQFWTRIFILNFAIGVASGIVMEFQFGTNWATYSRFVGDVFGSALAAEGIFAFFLESGFLAIVAFGRERVKRGFYLFSVYMVALGSTFSAIWIIVANSWQQTPAGHHIVEIMREQTLTDGTTSLAPWVVDGVVQRRAEIVNFWDLVFNPTTVQRLSHTLLGAAAVGAFFVLSVSAYYLLKNRHQQFAKQSFNGALVLAFIASLGLGINGHTQAQNTYRYQPEKLAAFEAHFDTGRGDLNLIGWPDGEAEKIHFDLSIPGGLSFMMFDDFTFSKKVVGLDRFKKEDRPPIIIPYLSWRAMVGFGGLMIVLTGLGLYYNYRKTIQNKRWLLWSFVFAIGFVMVANQAGWIAAEVGRQPWTVHPPIVWTDDGTDLVTGPDGFYNYDETLGLRTSNSVSAAVSVEEAKTSLALFTLLYLALAAVWIMVLDRKIRTGPTPLKEHDETDTHGIRHAAMDRQHARLDKEEAEGGSI
- the fusA gene encoding elongation factor G; its protein translation is MRDLSKVRNIGISAHIDSGKTTLTERILFYTDRIHAIHEVRGKDGVGAKMDSMELEKERGITIQSAATYCSWKDLDINIIDTPGHVDFTVEVERALRVLDGAILVLCSVGGVQSQSITVNRQMTRYNVPRIAFINKCDRTGANPAKVTQQLQEKLELNAHMLQMPIGLENDLEGVIDLITMKAIYFDGDNGEIIREEEIPADMLDEAQERRESLLEEISMFSEELMEALLEEGEVDTQLIWDAVRKGTLALEFTPVLMGSAYKNKGVQKLLDAVELFLPGPKDVVNMALDLKNEEEEFAVTNDPADPLIALAFKLEDGRYGQLTYIRTYQGTLNKGDTVINTRTGKKVKIGRLCRMHSDEMEEIDSCGSGDIVALFGIDCASGDTFCAEAVSASMTSMHIPEPVISLAIIPVDNKAQVNMSKALNRFTKEDPTFRSFVDKETGETIISGMGELHLEVYTERMKREYKAEVEVGAPQVAYREAISQRAEFNYTHKKQTGGSGQFGRVAGFLEPLEDEEYEFVDSIVGGVIPREFISSCDKGFKKAIAKGSLIGAPITGVKVTINDGAFHAVDSSDVAFQLASVGAFKEGYMKAKPQILEPIMKVAVEGPSEFQGGIMGSINQRRGMIIGSMEEGLYTVIEAEVPLSEMFGYSTVLRSLTQGKAEFTMEFASFKPVPKTVSEELIKAFQEEKKNG
- the hisA gene encoding phosphoribosylformimino-5-aminoimidazole carboxamide ribotide isomerase; the encoded protein is MKFRPCIDLHNGTVKQIVGSSLSDSQPGELKTNFTAEKPSSYYAEMYKRDNLTGGHIIKLGPGNDEAAREALAAWPGGMQIGGGITADNAAQWLDFGASHVIVTSYVFSAGEIDRERLQKLYATVGRERLVLDLSCRRRGDEYFIVTDRWQKFTDVIISKEVLEDLAGYCDEFLIHAADVEGKCSGIEKVLVEKLGEWCPIPVTYAGGVRDLTDLQAIRDLSSGRLDVTVGSALDIFGGTTLSYSDAVQFCRKGESAA
- a CDS encoding ribonuclease H-like domain-containing protein; this translates as MLQNTFCHIPGIGPATEKKLWEAGVTSWDQWQEPAPVRLPNSSRNEIISLLENSDEALDTDPSFFTERLASHEVWRIFPQYRHQTAYIDIETTGLAEDADLTTIALYDGAEVKYYVNGRNLDDFLNDIWNYKVLVSYNGKSFDIPFLERYFKITLDHAQIDLRYVLARLGFKGGLKGCEKMLGIDRGGLEGVDGYFAVLLWREYKSYNDESALETLLAYNIEDTVNLEQLMIEAYNRNISQTPFAKELKLPHALAPPLPFQADLTCVERIKRRYTL
- a CDS encoding DEAD/DEAH box helicase, with the translated sequence MSNDFLTIMPQDFRELGLTEPLLRALDSAGYTEPTPIQSKMIPHVLAGKDVVGQAQTGTGKTAAFALPLLSRIQPVKKARPKVLVLAPTRELAIQVSDSFKQYGTNMKQLRVLPIYGGQDYVGQLQQLDRGVHVVVGTPGRVMDHIRRGSLDLSTIESIVLDEADEMLKMGFLEDVEWILDQAPKERQIALFSATMPPSIRRIAVTHLNEPIEITIQNKTATASTISQQYLIVKNFQLKKEALNRILEIEEFEGMLIFVRTKMQTVELAEQLSDLGYSCAALNGDIAQSQRVRTVEQLKSGKLDILVATDVAARGLDVERVSHVVNYDVPFDAEAYIHRIGRTGRAGREGKAILFLTPRERSMLKSIERASRKRIEQIELPSVKEINQKRIAAYKNRITETLSGNCDFFSQLISEYCQETETSAEDVAAALAKIAQGKTPLLLKDLPKPAPRKNSRDQYGEQERGKRSDRKVRGKKHENHNSQDGFDRYRIEVGEVHGVRPANIVGAIANEADISSEYIGRISIFEDYSTVDLPNGMPKPVLRMLQNVRVNGRLMRTRIADDQPDGDNFGNDGRKTRSDKPRRNNFKKGPRQKSLAKSNSSRSKAA